A part of Streptomyces sp. NBC_01210 genomic DNA contains:
- a CDS encoding PaaI family thioesterase, producing the protein MARAHPHLPAAEALGLTDTRQRFINEPSAGRRQALQAAFEAGDQFANPVGVIQGGFLAAMLDDTLGPALVATLPENQFAPTLDLHVQFLRPARPGRLLGRGRIVQRGKDVCFLAGELIGTDGKPVAVATATARIQSIR; encoded by the coding sequence GTGGCAAGAGCTCATCCGCACCTCCCCGCTGCAGAAGCACTCGGACTGACCGACACACGTCAGCGGTTCATCAATGAACCGAGCGCAGGCCGTCGGCAAGCCCTTCAGGCGGCGTTTGAGGCGGGTGACCAGTTCGCGAACCCTGTCGGTGTGATCCAGGGCGGGTTCTTGGCCGCAATGCTCGATGACACCCTGGGGCCGGCGCTGGTCGCCACATTGCCGGAAAACCAGTTCGCGCCGACTCTCGATCTCCATGTTCAGTTCCTCCGTCCAGCCCGCCCCGGACGGCTTCTGGGGCGCGGACGGATCGTGCAGCGCGGCAAGGACGTGTGCTTTCTCGCCGGCGAGCTCATCGGCACCGACGGCAAGCCGGTGGCTGTGGCGACCGCGACCGCACGAATCCAGTCCATCCGTTAG